A genomic window from Agrobacterium tumefaciens includes:
- a CDS encoding peroxidase family protein — MAAFTLNQADLAFVLHQIKVAEVHASGVPLTEIRLNPDGTVISDRTQYDAVTGVYLGNAATPRAIPDPHVPVGLRTVDGTYNNIVAGRELWGAADQAMPRALDPNFRNDADGDTMSLGGPAVVTNTDYSVVGAPSGTNGGHTGNVADADPRIISNLISDMSINNPAAVSAWFNNPLAVAAWEEANPGMVPVAPGEPLGTNGVYLTNADLASIPNIAPDEGLSAPFNAWMTFFGQFFDHGLDLISKGNNGSVFIPLQADDPLVLGADGIAGTPDDLPPSLRFMVITRADPVDGPGADGVMGTADDTHHEARNTTTPFVDQNQTYTSHPSHQVFLREYATVGGVTVATGRLLDGPPPAGSPAGTHGGLPTWADIKANALQYLGIQLSDADVVNLPLIRTDQYGNFIPHPVTGYAQVVTGIGADGIPNTADDAVVSGTPSTPINTFASLALRTGHAFLDDIAHNANPFNSQTGALKTADADGVVSSGPLASGVYDDELLARHFITGDGRGNENIGLTAVHHIFHSEHNRQVDSQMLTILQSGNIAFINEWLATDIGGLPADFEDRPAIDQLAYAQSLNWDGERMFQAARFATEMQYQHLVFEEFARKIQPAIDVFVFNSVTDVNPSIFAEFAHTVYRFGHSMLTDGMPRVFLNADGTETPATEPELDLIEAFLNPVAFDLNSTISADQAAGAIVRGMVVEHGNEIDEFIVSSLRNNLLGLPLDLGAINIARGRDTGVPSLNDARAQLYAASGSTFLKPYDNWVDFAANLKNSASVINFIAAYGTHGTITGESTLAGKRAAATALVMGGAGAPADRVSYLTSTGTWAGVETGLNLIDLWIGGLAEKKMPFGGMLGSTFNAIFEMQLENLQDGDRFYYLTRTQGQNFLNMLEQNSFAKMIMANTDIAQPGADGIRGTADDIIARHLGVDVFADYDFVLEINKANQVGEDPVGDDPIMAALGLGKVQRDDLSTADVDESVADTSANQSGSTGHYLRFTGGEHVVVGGTIGNDTIITDFGDDGIWGDAGDDRIESGAGVDLVNGGAGNDIITDSGDTGDFVKGDEGDDVIANSNGMDIVMGGTGKDVVFVGVDDTEVFGGDGDDFILGGDGVDMLMGNEGDDWIEAGGGFDTTAGDNSELFFNSSIVGHDVMFAGNEEHDFDAESGDDIMVQGESVMRNEGMFGFDWAIFKDVEMDAYADMRIPIFTTEQEDILRNRFDKTEALSGWNYNDTLLGDDRVFGDVVPGDTVATTEGIFFNDGLTQAGVDRIEGLRELLGNLIAAAPASGNLEAITAFDRGNILLGGAGSDSLRGNGGDDFLDGDAWLNVRIRITPAGAENTDGNQIATVDSLKHVFTEDENPAWAGKSLFELMISRTIVPSQLHIVREIVSSTTPLAGDDTAEFNDIRANYTIVRNGDGSFTVTHNTVSNVVDPLTERNLVSDGVDTLRNIEAARFSDGIEVALVNRAATGVPVISDTSPTETQTLTANTSDIADANGLGTFSFQWQTSINGTTWTNVGANSASFTPQQAHVGQQVRVVVSFVDGFGSAEQVVSAATQVVGDVINGTNAANTINGTAGADIITGNGGNDIVNAMGGDDVINWSALPPHGRDRVDGGTEGFDGDTFSIQGSPLAETFRVYTRAAAISAGMSGIAAGTEIVITRNGTNNASIIAELTEIEEILINTGAGNDTVLAIGNFSPTNLSFNTITINGGADDETVNISGLMSAHRILFRSNGGDDTIVGTLRPQDVVELAPGQQLSSYTLVDNGNGTKSFSNGTHSITFTGSVVPQFQEATSGEDGDDISGHFEYTPSDLAGLKALVNGLSPNDGDDPVPTGVRTLSGHGNNAADPDAGAVDTPFIRITQSHYGEPDAFGNSAINPIFDGLDPRNISNILGAQEANLPKADANIFFMAFGQYFDHGLDFLGKGGNGTIQIGAPGNGAPGSGNPADLTRATVAYYDDGVPQHINKTSPFVDQNQAYGSNDLVGQFLREGDGSGGLGAHLLQGGADPSNPNFKLMPTLRDLILHHWENDTVFHSPTLAGGQASFRSYFPGLVTAGVINEAIISGLASDFMGSTHALLLDTNPYISLLDHYVAGDGRANENIALTSMHTIWARNHNFHVEGLEAAGFDGTAEELFQAAKMLNEAEYQRVVFTEFADKLIGGIRGDGDHGFSEYNPNATAAISHEFAAAVYRVGHSLIGQTMTVLDEDGNPTQVALFDAFLNPTNDPSAFKLPLSTLAQYGYVPQEGYEQLGVSAILGGIATQPAEAVDFNIVDAVRNDLVRINADLFAFNVARGWDVGLGTLNQVRMDLAASTDPYVAEALGYAGTMTAYTSWEDFQSRNGLSDTVIAQFRQAYPDLVLEAGEIDAFRAINPDIEIAMQPNGTGIVKGIDRVDLWVGGLAEKHINGGMVGQTFWVVLQEQFDRLQEADRFYYTERFDDFDFYENFIDGQEFADIIARNTGLTNLDEDIFSPNVQDNEEEEEDDDNNNDDDDDDDDDGGANGGGDDDNEEEEEEEDDGEDDNNDDDDDDGDDDDSGSGDDDDDDDTCSHDDDDDDGPVVSVPIAALALIGTAAGEVLAGQAGDDTILAGGGSDVLSGDAGSDILRGEDGDDVIVAAAGNDVASGGIGDDELHGGAGHDVLFGNNGADLLFGDSGNDTIEGGAGDDQAWGGDGDDIVLATASDGNDRYWGDGGKDTLDYSVATTNVTVDLGTGLMGHGTAVSATTGNDTFYGFENFVGGSGHDVITASNAANVMDGGLGNDTFRFTTTSAANGDSIYGFQPGDKIDFSAIDANTGVAGKQTFTINSPASLTATGGIAITHEVRDGEDFTVIRGHTDADGNADFELAVSGKHHLTNNDFTGVS; from the coding sequence CTTTCACACTCAACCAGGCTGACTTGGCATTTGTTCTTCATCAGATCAAAGTCGCAGAAGTCCACGCGTCCGGTGTGCCACTCACTGAAATCCGGCTCAACCCTGATGGAACAGTGATTTCCGACCGGACACAGTATGATGCTGTGACCGGTGTCTATCTCGGAAACGCAGCAACGCCTCGCGCCATTCCCGATCCCCATGTGCCAGTTGGACTTCGTACCGTCGACGGCACCTATAACAATATCGTGGCAGGCCGGGAACTTTGGGGGGCTGCCGACCAGGCCATGCCGCGTGCGCTCGATCCGAATTTCCGCAACGATGCCGATGGCGACACGATGTCACTCGGCGGCCCGGCCGTCGTAACGAACACCGACTACAGTGTCGTTGGCGCACCTTCCGGAACAAATGGCGGTCATACAGGAAACGTTGCCGACGCGGATCCGCGCATCATCTCGAACCTCATTTCCGACATGAGCATCAATAATCCGGCTGCAGTATCGGCCTGGTTCAACAACCCTCTGGCGGTTGCGGCGTGGGAGGAGGCTAACCCTGGAATGGTGCCCGTGGCGCCTGGAGAACCTCTAGGCACGAACGGTGTATACCTCACCAATGCCGACCTTGCTTCGATCCCGAACATCGCACCTGACGAAGGCCTCTCGGCGCCGTTCAATGCGTGGATGACATTCTTCGGCCAGTTCTTCGACCATGGCCTCGACCTGATCAGCAAGGGTAACAACGGCTCAGTATTCATTCCACTACAGGCGGACGATCCCCTTGTCCTCGGCGCCGATGGCATTGCCGGTACGCCCGACGACCTGCCTCCTAGCCTGCGATTCATGGTCATCACCAGAGCAGACCCTGTCGATGGTCCCGGTGCAGACGGGGTTATGGGGACGGCCGACGATACGCATCACGAGGCCCGTAACACGACAACTCCGTTCGTTGATCAGAACCAAACCTACACCTCGCATCCGTCGCATCAGGTTTTCCTGCGTGAATACGCAACCGTTGGAGGCGTCACCGTCGCGACCGGACGTTTGCTTGATGGCCCTCCCCCGGCAGGTTCTCCCGCGGGAACACACGGTGGCCTTCCGACATGGGCGGATATCAAGGCCAACGCTCTTCAGTACCTCGGTATTCAGTTGAGTGATGCGGATGTCGTCAACCTGCCTCTTATCCGCACCGATCAATACGGCAATTTTATCCCCCATCCGGTGACAGGTTATGCGCAGGTTGTGACGGGTATCGGTGCAGACGGCATTCCAAACACAGCAGACGATGCAGTCGTCTCCGGCACACCGTCAACGCCTATAAACACGTTCGCCTCGCTGGCGTTACGTACCGGCCATGCCTTCCTGGACGACATTGCGCACAACGCCAATCCATTTAACAGCCAGACTGGCGCTCTGAAAACTGCGGACGCCGACGGTGTCGTCAGCAGTGGCCCCCTCGCATCGGGTGTTTATGACGATGAGCTGCTCGCACGGCATTTCATCACAGGTGATGGCCGCGGTAACGAGAACATCGGTCTAACCGCAGTCCATCATATCTTCCATTCCGAGCACAATCGTCAGGTCGACTCCCAGATGCTGACGATCCTGCAAAGCGGCAATATCGCTTTCATCAACGAATGGCTGGCGACAGATATCGGCGGCCTCCCCGCTGACTTTGAAGATCGTCCTGCGATCGATCAGCTTGCTTATGCACAAAGCCTGAACTGGGACGGCGAGCGCATGTTCCAAGCAGCCAGGTTCGCAACCGAGATGCAGTACCAGCACCTCGTGTTTGAAGAGTTCGCGCGCAAGATTCAGCCCGCGATCGATGTCTTTGTTTTCAACTCGGTCACGGACGTCAATCCGTCGATCTTCGCGGAATTTGCCCATACCGTTTACCGCTTTGGACACTCGATGCTGACCGACGGTATGCCACGCGTTTTCCTGAACGCGGATGGTACGGAGACGCCAGCGACCGAACCTGAGCTCGATCTCATCGAGGCTTTCCTCAATCCGGTCGCCTTTGATCTCAACAGCACCATCAGTGCAGATCAGGCCGCTGGCGCGATCGTGCGTGGCATGGTCGTCGAGCATGGGAATGAAATCGACGAATTTATCGTCAGCTCCCTGCGCAACAATCTGCTTGGTCTGCCGCTGGATCTCGGCGCGATCAACATTGCTCGCGGCCGCGATACGGGCGTGCCTTCGCTCAACGACGCCCGTGCGCAATTGTACGCGGCAAGCGGCTCCACATTCCTGAAGCCCTATGACAACTGGGTTGATTTTGCCGCCAATCTGAAAAACTCCGCATCCGTAATCAACTTCATTGCAGCCTATGGCACGCACGGAACAATCACCGGCGAATCCACGCTGGCCGGAAAGCGTGCGGCTGCGACCGCGCTCGTTATGGGCGGTGCCGGTGCCCCTGCGGACCGCGTTTCCTATCTCACCAGCACAGGGACATGGGCAGGTGTGGAAACGGGCCTCAACCTGATCGATCTGTGGATTGGCGGCCTTGCCGAAAAGAAGATGCCCTTCGGGGGCATGCTCGGCTCGACATTCAATGCGATCTTCGAAATGCAGCTCGAAAACCTGCAGGATGGCGACAGATTCTATTATCTGACCCGTACGCAGGGCCAGAATTTCCTCAACATGCTGGAGCAAAACTCGTTCGCCAAGATGATCATGGCGAATACGGATATTGCACAGCCGGGCGCTGACGGGATCAGGGGTACGGCAGACGATATTATCGCCCGTCACCTCGGCGTTGACGTCTTTGCCGATTACGATTTCGTCCTCGAGATCAACAAGGCGAATCAGGTCGGCGAAGACCCTGTTGGGGACGATCCGATCATGGCCGCTCTCGGTCTTGGTAAAGTTCAGCGCGATGATCTCTCCACTGCCGACGTTGACGAAAGTGTCGCTGACACCAGCGCCAATCAAAGCGGCAGCACAGGACACTACCTCCGCTTCACGGGTGGTGAACACGTCGTGGTCGGCGGCACGATAGGCAACGATACCATTATCACTGATTTCGGCGACGACGGTATCTGGGGCGACGCCGGAGACGACCGCATCGAAAGCGGTGCTGGGGTCGACCTCGTTAACGGCGGTGCAGGCAACGATATCATCACGGACTCGGGCGATACCGGCGACTTTGTGAAGGGCGATGAAGGCGACGACGTGATCGCCAATTCGAACGGCATGGATATCGTCATGGGCGGAACTGGCAAAGATGTCGTCTTTGTCGGTGTCGACGATACGGAAGTGTTCGGCGGCGATGGTGACGACTTCATCCTCGGTGGTGACGGCGTTGATATGCTTATGGGCAATGAAGGCGACGACTGGATCGAGGCAGGTGGCGGTTTTGACACCACGGCTGGCGACAACTCCGAACTGTTCTTCAATTCGTCGATCGTTGGTCACGACGTCATGTTTGCCGGCAATGAGGAGCACGATTTCGATGCTGAATCCGGCGACGACATCATGGTCCAGGGTGAAAGCGTCATGCGTAACGAGGGTATGTTCGGCTTCGACTGGGCAATCTTCAAGGACGTGGAAATGGACGCCTACGCTGATATGCGTATCCCGATTTTCACCACGGAACAGGAAGATATCCTTCGCAACCGGTTCGACAAGACTGAAGCGCTGTCCGGCTGGAACTACAACGACACATTGCTTGGCGACGATCGTGTCTTTGGCGACGTGGTGCCTGGCGATACGGTTGCCACGACCGAGGGTATCTTCTTCAACGATGGTTTGACGCAGGCGGGCGTCGATCGAATTGAAGGCCTGCGCGAACTGCTTGGTAACCTGATCGCAGCGGCTCCAGCCAGCGGAAACCTGGAGGCGATTACCGCCTTCGATCGCGGTAACATTCTCCTGGGTGGGGCAGGCAGTGACTCACTTCGCGGCAATGGTGGAGATGACTTCCTTGATGGTGACGCGTGGCTGAACGTTCGCATCCGCATCACGCCTGCCGGCGCGGAAAATACGGATGGCAACCAGATTGCTACGGTCGACAGCCTGAAACACGTCTTCACTGAAGACGAGAATCCAGCCTGGGCTGGGAAATCGCTCTTTGAGTTGATGATCTCTCGCACCATCGTACCAAGCCAGTTGCATATTGTTAGGGAGATTGTCTCATCAACAACGCCGCTTGCAGGTGATGATACCGCCGAGTTCAACGATATTCGTGCAAACTACACGATCGTCAGAAATGGTGATGGAAGTTTCACGGTGACCCACAACACGGTTAGCAACGTTGTTGATCCATTGACCGAGCGTAATCTCGTCTCCGATGGCGTCGACACCTTGCGAAACATAGAGGCGGCACGGTTTTCGGACGGTATCGAGGTAGCTCTCGTAAACCGGGCGGCAACAGGTGTGCCGGTGATTAGCGACACATCACCGACTGAGACGCAGACATTGACTGCGAACACGTCCGATATCGCCGATGCGAACGGTCTGGGAACTTTCAGTTTCCAGTGGCAGACATCAATCAATGGCACGACCTGGACCAATGTTGGAGCGAACTCGGCGAGTTTTACACCCCAGCAGGCACATGTGGGCCAACAGGTGCGGGTGGTTGTTAGCTTCGTCGATGGTTTCGGCTCTGCCGAACAGGTCGTGTCAGCCGCAACCCAGGTCGTGGGTGACGTGATTAATGGCACTAATGCGGCCAATACAATCAATGGAACCGCTGGGGCAGACATAATTACCGGAAACGGCGGTAACGACATCGTCAATGCAATGGGCGGTGACGATGTCATCAACTGGAGCGCGCTTCCACCCCACGGGCGCGATAGAGTCGACGGCGGCACTGAAGGCTTCGATGGCGACACCTTTTCTATACAGGGGTCGCCATTGGCGGAAACGTTCAGGGTCTACACACGTGCCGCAGCAATCAGCGCGGGAATGAGCGGCATCGCCGCAGGAACGGAAATCGTCATCACTCGTAACGGGACGAACAACGCCTCCATTATCGCGGAACTGACGGAGATCGAAGAAATACTCATCAACACCGGTGCGGGTAACGATACCGTTCTGGCGATAGGCAACTTTTCTCCGACCAACCTCAGCTTCAACACCATCACCATCAACGGTGGTGCGGACGACGAGACCGTCAACATTTCTGGATTGATGTCAGCACACCGTATTCTCTTCCGCAGCAATGGTGGCGACGATACGATCGTTGGAACCCTTCGTCCTCAGGACGTTGTCGAACTGGCGCCGGGACAACAACTCTCCAGCTACACCCTTGTGGACAATGGCAACGGAACAAAGTCATTTTCGAACGGCACGCATTCGATCACTTTCACAGGTAGTGTCGTGCCCCAGTTCCAGGAAGCGACATCAGGTGAAGACGGCGACGATATTTCCGGTCACTTCGAATACACACCAAGTGATCTAGCTGGTCTGAAAGCACTCGTGAATGGTCTTTCTCCCAACGATGGTGATGATCCTGTCCCAACAGGTGTCCGCACCCTTTCCGGCCATGGCAATAATGCTGCAGATCCCGACGCAGGTGCTGTCGATACACCATTTATCCGCATCACCCAGTCGCACTATGGCGAGCCGGACGCCTTCGGAAATTCCGCGATCAACCCGATCTTTGACGGGCTCGATCCCCGAAACATCAGCAACATTCTGGGTGCACAGGAAGCGAACCTTCCAAAAGCCGATGCCAACATCTTCTTCATGGCCTTTGGACAGTATTTCGACCACGGCCTGGATTTTCTCGGAAAAGGCGGAAATGGCACGATCCAGATTGGCGCTCCCGGAAACGGAGCCCCCGGCTCCGGCAATCCGGCTGATCTGACACGCGCTACCGTCGCCTACTACGACGATGGCGTTCCACAGCACATAAACAAGACATCGCCGTTCGTCGATCAGAATCAGGCTTACGGTTCGAATGATCTCGTCGGACAGTTCTTGCGCGAAGGCGATGGGTCAGGCGGTCTGGGGGCACACTTGCTTCAAGGCGGTGCGGATCCATCCAACCCCAACTTCAAGCTGATGCCGACATTGCGTGACCTCATCCTGCATCACTGGGAAAACGACACGGTTTTCCACTCACCGACACTCGCGGGCGGACAGGCGAGCTTCCGCTCCTATTTCCCGGGTCTCGTTACGGCAGGTGTGATCAATGAAGCTATAATCTCCGGGCTTGCCTCGGACTTCATGGGTAGCACGCACGCACTGCTTCTCGACACCAACCCCTACATCAGTCTGCTTGATCACTACGTGGCGGGCGATGGCCGGGCGAATGAGAACATTGCCCTCACCTCAATGCACACCATCTGGGCCCGAAACCATAATTTCCATGTCGAAGGCCTTGAGGCAGCCGGCTTCGATGGAACTGCTGAGGAACTGTTTCAGGCTGCAAAGATGCTCAATGAGGCCGAATATCAGCGCGTTGTCTTCACCGAGTTCGCAGACAAGCTGATCGGCGGCATTAGAGGAGACGGCGACCACGGTTTTTCGGAATACAATCCGAACGCGACGGCAGCGATCAGCCATGAATTCGCCGCTGCTGTCTATCGGGTTGGTCATTCGCTGATCGGCCAAACCATGACGGTCCTCGATGAAGATGGGAACCCGACCCAGGTGGCATTGTTCGATGCCTTCCTCAATCCCACGAACGATCCAAGTGCCTTCAAACTGCCGCTCAGCACGCTTGCGCAATACGGATACGTGCCACAGGAAGGCTATGAGCAGCTTGGTGTGAGTGCCATCCTCGGTGGGATTGCGACACAACCTGCCGAAGCCGTCGACTTCAACATTGTCGACGCCGTACGAAACGACCTTGTGCGTATCAACGCCGACCTGTTCGCCTTCAACGTTGCACGAGGCTGGGACGTCGGACTTGGAACGCTCAACCAGGTTCGCATGGACCTCGCAGCATCCACAGACCCCTATGTCGCAGAGGCGCTAGGATATGCAGGAACAATGACGGCCTACACGTCCTGGGAAGATTTCCAGAGCCGTAACGGTCTCTCTGATACCGTAATCGCCCAGTTCCGTCAGGCATATCCAGACCTCGTTCTCGAGGCCGGTGAAATCGATGCGTTCCGCGCGATCAACCCGGATATCGAGATTGCGATGCAACCGAACGGAACCGGCATCGTCAAAGGCATAGATCGCGTTGATCTCTGGGTTGGAGGCCTTGCCGAGAAACACATCAACGGCGGCATGGTCGGTCAGACATTCTGGGTCGTCCTGCAGGAACAGTTCGATCGCCTTCAGGAAGCTGATCGCTTCTACTATACGGAGCGTTTCGACGATTTCGATTTCTACGAAAACTTCATCGACGGCCAGGAGTTCGCCGACATCATCGCGCGAAACACGGGTCTGACGAACCTTGACGAGGATATTTTCTCGCCGAACGTCCAAGACAACGAGGAAGAAGAGGAAGACGACGACAATAATAACGACGACGACGATGATGACGATGATGACGGCGGCGCCAACGGTGGCGGCGATGACGATAACGAGGAGGAAGAGGAAGAAGAGGACGACGGCGAAGACGACAACAATGATGATGATGACGACGATGGAGATGACGACGACAGTGGCAGCGGCGACGACGACGACGACGATGACACCTGCTCGCACGATGACGACGATGACGATGGCCCCGTTGTCTCTGTCCCGATTGCAGCCCTTGCCCTAATCGGTACCGCTGCAGGTGAAGTACTCGCCGGGCAAGCAGGCGATGACACGATACTTGCGGGTGGAGGCTCGGACGTGCTGTCTGGGGATGCCGGTTCTGACATCCTGAGGGGCGAAGACGGCGACGACGTGATTGTCGCGGCTGCGGGCAACGATGTTGCAAGTGGTGGCATTGGCGATGACGAGCTGCACGGCGGCGCCGGTCACGATGTACTCTTTGGAAATAACGGGGCCGATCTTCTCTTCGGAGATTCCGGCAACGACACTATCGAAGGTGGTGCCGGTGACGACCAAGCTTGGGGTGGCGATGGGGACGATATCGTTCTTGCCACTGCCAGCGATGGAAATGACAGGTATTGGGGCGATGGAGGCAAGGATACGCTCGATTATTCCGTCGCAACGACCAACGTGACCGTAGATCTCGGTACAGGCCTCATGGGACACGGC